In Micropterus dolomieu isolate WLL.071019.BEF.003 ecotype Adirondacks linkage group LG17, ASM2129224v1, whole genome shotgun sequence, one genomic interval encodes:
- the ywhae1 gene encoding tyrosine 3-monooxygenase/tryptophan 5-monooxygenase activation protein, epsilon polypeptide 1 isoform X2 encodes MGERDDLVYQAKLAEQAERYDEMVVSMKNVAGMDVELTVEERNLLSVAYKNVIGARRASWRIISSIEQREENKGGEEKLKMIREYRQTVEKELKSICGDILDALERHLLPSAVMGESKVFYNKMKGDYHRYLAEFATGNNRKEAAENSLVAYKTATDLAMLELPPTHPIRLGLALNFSVFYYEILNSPDRACRLAKAAFDDAITELDTLSEDSYKDSTLIMQLLRDNLTLWTSDMQGEES; translated from the exons AGATGGTGGTGTCTATGAAGAACGTGGCAGGCATGGACGTGGAGCTCACAGTGGAGGAGAGGAACCTACTATCAGTGGCCTACAAGAATGTGATTGGAGCTCGGAGAGCCTCCTGGAGGATAATCAGCAGTATCGAGCAGAGGGAAGAGAACAAGGGCGGAGAAGAGAAACTGAAGATGATCCGGGAATACAGGCAAACG GTTGAGAAGGAGCTGAAGTCGATTTGTGGTGACATTCTGGATGCACTGGAAAGGCACCTACTCCCCTCTGCCGTCATGGGAGAGTCGAAGGTCTTCTACAACAAAAT GAAGGGTGACTACCACAGGTACCTGGCAGAGTTCGCCACTGGCAACAACAGAAAGGAGGCAGCAGAGAACAGCCTGGTAGCCTACAAAACTGCTACAGATCTTGCCATGCTGGAGCTGCCACCCACGCACCCCATCCGCCTCGGTCTAGCCCTCAACTTCTCCGTCTTCTACTACGAGATCCTCAACTCGCCTGACCGCGCTTGCAG GTTGGCAAAGGCTGCGTTTGATGACGCCATCACAGAACTGGACACACTGAGTGAAGACAGCTACAAGGACTCCACACTTATCATGCAGTTGTTACGTGACAACCTGACACTATGGACTTCAGATATGCAGGGAGAGG